From Actinomycetota bacterium, one genomic window encodes:
- a CDS encoding FtsX-like permease family protein: protein MWRITLKSIAAHRRRLLATGLSVLLGVAFLAGTLVLYRTLINGFSDVIAEANKGTDALVRSSVELGQEEVTERGLIDRSLADTIAAVDGVAAVAPRIESNGRIVGADGDPIGGGAPTIAGNWVTDARLNSYALAEGRAPAAPGEVVIDRAAAEDGELAVGDTTVVRSPDRVEVTIVGLATFGGADSQGSATYAGFTTEFADRVLTPEPGRATGVAVAAEPGVSQAELVRRLDAVLPDGVEALTGAELTREMEGETQGEDHEAFQQALILFAGVALVVATFTIYNTFSILVAQRTRESALLRALGASRSQVLRSVTAEALAVGLLASVGGIAAGMGLALGLLPLMDAIGLTTPASPLVLDASTVAIALAVGVVVTLVASLAPAVRASRVAPLAALRDVAVDRSATSRRRAVAGAVVTGAGIALTIVGATGEALLPTGLGALATLTGIVVLGPVVARPAAAVLGAPQATWRGMSGVLAQRNAMRNPRRTASTAAALLIGVAVVSLFAVVGASLKQSIDDAVDKQFAGDLVIIGEGAGGLSTDLARAVAELPEVAAASPLGGGPVRIDGEGRLAPTFDPATIESVEHLDVLNGSLRELRPDQVAISADYAEQHGLALGDPVTVDYPDGVTERPTVGAIYAEDNLSEGGGIMLHRDAYLPHTSRPADVNMLIALADGVPVAEGEAAVQRVADRFGAPDVQTNQEFTESIAGEINLYLTVVYLLLILAIVIAVMGIANTLSLSIHERTRELGLLRAVGQTRRQTRTMVRGEALTVGLFGTVGGLGLGLFLGWALVSSLASEGFGSFAVPKLSLAVVLALGALAGVLAAVRPAHRAARMNMLSAIATE, encoded by the coding sequence ATGTGGCGGATCACCCTCAAGTCCATCGCCGCGCACAGGCGGCGCCTGCTCGCCACCGGCTTGTCCGTGCTGCTGGGCGTGGCGTTCCTTGCCGGCACCCTCGTGCTCTACCGCACGTTGATCAACGGCTTCTCGGACGTCATCGCCGAGGCCAACAAGGGTACCGATGCGCTGGTGCGCTCGAGCGTCGAGCTCGGCCAGGAGGAGGTCACCGAGCGTGGCCTCATCGACCGCTCGCTGGCCGACACCATCGCCGCGGTCGACGGCGTCGCCGCCGTGGCCCCCCGCATCGAGAGCAACGGTCGCATCGTCGGCGCCGACGGCGACCCCATCGGCGGCGGCGCGCCCACCATCGCCGGCAACTGGGTCACCGACGCCCGGCTCAACTCCTATGCCCTGGCCGAGGGCCGCGCGCCGGCCGCGCCGGGCGAGGTCGTCATCGACAGGGCGGCGGCCGAGGACGGCGAGCTGGCGGTCGGCGACACGACCGTGGTGCGGTCGCCCGACCGGGTCGAGGTGACGATCGTCGGTCTGGCCACCTTCGGCGGCGCCGACAGCCAGGGATCGGCCACCTACGCCGGCTTCACCACCGAGTTCGCCGACCGGGTGCTCACGCCCGAGCCCGGCAGGGCGACGGGCGTCGCGGTGGCCGCCGAGCCGGGCGTGAGCCAGGCCGAGCTGGTCCGCCGCCTCGACGCCGTGCTCCCCGACGGTGTCGAGGCGCTGACCGGTGCCGAGCTGACCCGCGAGATGGAGGGGGAGACCCAGGGGGAGGACCATGAGGCCTTCCAGCAGGCCCTGATCCTGTTCGCCGGGGTCGCCCTCGTCGTGGCGACCTTCACCATCTACAACACCTTCTCGATCCTGGTGGCCCAGCGCACCCGCGAGTCGGCGCTCCTGCGGGCACTCGGCGCATCGCGGAGCCAGGTGCTGCGCTCGGTCACCGCCGAGGCGCTGGCCGTGGGCCTGCTGGCCTCGGTGGGCGGCATCGCCGCCGGCATGGGGCTGGCGCTGGGCCTGCTCCCCCTCATGGACGCCATCGGCCTGACCACTCCGGCCTCCCCGCTGGTCCTCGACGCCAGCACGGTCGCGATCGCCCTCGCCGTGGGCGTGGTCGTCACGCTGGTGGCGAGCCTGGCTCCGGCGGTCCGGGCCTCCCGCGTCGCCCCGCTGGCGGCGCTGCGTGACGTCGCCGTCGACCGGTCCGCGACCTCGCGGCGACGGGCCGTCGCCGGTGCCGTCGTCACCGGGGCGGGCATCGCCCTGACCATCGTCGGGGCCACCGGCGAGGCGCTGCTGCCCACCGGCCTGGGCGCGCTGGCGACCCTGACCGGTATCGTGGTGCTGGGACCTGTCGTGGCCCGCCCCGCCGCCGCCGTGCTCGGCGCCCCACAGGCGACCTGGCGTGGCATGAGCGGGGTGCTGGCCCAGCGCAACGCGATGCGCAACCCGCGGCGCACCGCCAGCACCGCCGCCGCGCTGCTGATCGGCGTGGCCGTCGTGTCGCTGTTCGCCGTCGTCGGCGCGTCGCTCAAGCAGTCGATCGACGACGCGGTCGACAAGCAGTTCGCCGGCGACCTGGTGATCATCGGCGAAGGCGCTGGCGGCCTCAGCACCGACCTGGCCCGCGCGGTCGCCGAGCTGCCCGAGGTCGCGGCGGCCTCGCCCCTAGGCGGCGGGCCTGTACGGATCGACGGTGAGGGCAGGCTCGCCCCCACCTTCGACCCGGCCACCATCGAGTCGGTCGAGCACCTCGACGTGCTGAACGGATCGCTACGAGAGCTCCGCCCCGACCAGGTGGCCATCTCGGCCGACTACGCCGAGCAGCATGGGCTGGCGCTCGGCGACCCGGTGACCGTCGACTACCCCGACGGCGTGACCGAGCGGCCGACGGTCGGGGCGATCTACGCCGAGGACAACCTGAGCGAGGGTGGCGGGATCATGCTGCACCGCGACGCGTACCTGCCCCACACGTCCCGCCCCGCCGACGTCAACATGCTGATCGCCTTGGCCGACGGCGTGCCCGTCGCCGAGGGCGAAGCGGCCGTGCAGCGGGTGGCCGACCGGTTCGGCGCCCCCGACGTGCAGACCAACCAGGAGTTCACCGAGTCGATCGCCGGCGAGATCAACCTGTACCTCACCGTCGTCTACCTGCTGTTGATCCTGGCGATCGTGATCGCCGTCATGGGCATCGCCAACACCTTGTCGTTGTCGATCCACGAACGCACCCGCGAGCTTGGCCTGCTCCGGGCCGTGGGCCAGACCCGACGCCAGACCCGGACAATGGTACGAGGTGAGGCACTCACCGTGGGTCTGTT
- a CDS encoding ABC transporter ATP-binding protein translates to MSTSTRTPTTTAARAVGATKVYGSGDTAVIALDEVTLDLPTGRFSAIMGPSGSGKSTLVHCLAGLDSLTDGQVFVGDAELGALSDKELTLLRRSRIGFVFQAFNLVPTLTARENITLPLTLAGRRPDPAWFDEVIATVGLGDRLGHRPSELSGGQQQRVAAARALVSRPAIVFADEPTGNLDSHSGAELLGFLRRAVDEMGQTIVMVTHDPGAAAHADAVVFLADGRIVDHMADPTAERVLDTIKRLGS, encoded by the coding sequence ATGTCGACGTCAACGCGGACCCCCACCACCACCGCCGCCCGGGCCGTCGGAGCCACCAAGGTCTACGGCTCGGGGGACACCGCCGTGATCGCCCTCGACGAGGTGACGCTGGACCTGCCCACGGGCCGGTTCAGCGCCATCATGGGCCCGTCCGGGTCGGGCAAGTCGACCCTGGTGCACTGCCTGGCCGGGCTCGACAGCCTCACCGATGGACAGGTGTTCGTCGGCGACGCCGAGCTCGGCGCACTGTCCGACAAGGAGCTCACGCTGCTGCGGCGCAGCCGCATCGGCTTCGTGTTCCAGGCCTTCAACCTGGTCCCGACGCTGACGGCCCGGGAGAACATCACGCTCCCCCTCACCCTCGCCGGCCGCAGGCCCGACCCAGCGTGGTTCGACGAGGTGATCGCCACCGTCGGCCTCGGCGACCGGCTCGGCCACCGACCCTCCGAGCTGTCCGGCGGCCAGCAGCAGCGGGTGGCCGCGGCCCGGGCGCTGGTCAGCCGGCCGGCGATCGTCTTCGCCGACGAGCCCACCGGTAACCTCGACTCCCACAGCGGCGCCGAGCTCCTCGGCTTCCTGCGGCGGGCCGTCGACGAGATGGGACAGACCATCGTGATGGTCACCCACGATCCCGGCGCGGCCGCCCACGCGGACGCCGTCGTGTTCCTGGCCGACGGCCGCATCGTCGACCACATGGCCGACCCCACCGCCGAGCGGGTGCTCGACACCATCAAGCGGCTCGGGAGCTGA